TTTAGACTCTGAAGTTTCCTACTTGGTGTGTTGTGTTAAATGTAACAGAAGCACAAGGTTCTGTGTTTCTCCTTAAAACTGTAGCATTCCCAAAATCTGCCTCCCAATCCTCCCTCTATAGTAAGACTCCTTCAGCATAGTCCATAGGAAGAAATCTTAGCCTAAATGCTTTGAGCTGCCATCCTGACAGCCACTCTCTGTTGTCTATAGGGAAACTGCCCCTCAGGCCTTGTATCTTATTTATCCTTTGCAATCACATCCCAAGTTCCTTCAGGATTTCTGCAAATCCTGCTACTTTCAGCAAGAAATCTTCCCTGAACTGGGAAGGCCCAAGAGTATGTCGGACACTAGTACCCCATGTTTTgaatcaaaaggaaaatgcttaTCCAAGACTCAAGGAACAACAGAAGGTTTTCCCACAGGCATGGCTGGCAATTACTATGCCCCACAGCCTAAGCCTTCAGACTTTTTGTAGCATAAATAGACTTAAATCTGACAAGAAGAACATTATGCAGCCCCTCAgtgggagagagaagaaaaaaataaagtgctgCCAACTTCAcaccctttaaaaataaagaacaaaataaatcaacagcctccccttccctggAGTGAAGTATCTTCCCACCTTCAAAACATCACATCAGCATCAAAGACCCTGCCAGCCTAAGTGTGGACTCCACCAAACCTTAccaataaacacatttttgaaaataaaatttttgaaaCTTAGCTCCAGAGCAAGAGCTTTGCAGCCAGCTTTGCTGCACTGTGGTCTCTAAACACTCCTGCAGGTTCTGCAACTACATAAGCACAGCCATGCACCAGGCAAGGATTGATACTTCAGTTGCAGAAGAACAGGGTCTGGACATACGTACCCAAGTCTATGGTGCACTGCAATATGTTTGACTGAAGGCCATTTCTGTCTAACGTTTCtgcagattttctttatttcagtctCTGCCATTGAAGTATATGCTTCATATTCTAAGTgaatcactttttttccttcaaaattatttcttgtaGTACCTAAACAAAAATGATTTATCAACTAAAAGCACTGAGTAAATGAATACATATTGTATCTTTATAATAcacattatatattatattaatacAGAGTAAAAACCCAGGACCTCTTGCTATGGTCAAGGTCAGCACTGTGCAAATATAAACAACCTCCCCTAATCATGGCTGCATAATGAGATTACTTGAACATGATAAGCCTTTACTATAAAAGGAAGAATTTAGTTTACACATTATACAGGTCTGCAGCCCATAATGCCCAAGGCTGGCTCATCACTGTAGTAATTTCTAAGATGCCATTATAATGGCATTTGCccacataattttttaatgcCCAGTATTTCTGGGCCCAGTAGGACTAAAGTTTAAGCACAAAGCAGTTTCATATGTGTACCATACACATTAAGTACAGGACAGAGCTACCAGCCTGATCTTCACCAGCCTACTGGTAGAATAGTACTTCACTTTCAGCTAAGACCTGACCTACAGGACCTCGCATACAGGTGTGTTTGGCATACCCACAATATTCCATTTCCCACCCCAAACAAGCTGTATCCCAGGGGACAAGAGAACAACTCCCAGGCAGTTCTcaactccagagctgctgctctgttcaGTGCTACCATAGCCAAATCAACCAGAAAGCTTCACACCACTTTAGCCCACAGCAGCTATTTAAGACCAGCCATGGTCTTGCTCTAATAATTCAGAACCTATTTTCTATACATCCTGGGCTCAGACCAGGAACTGATTTATTTGAGTACTACAACCTAGGTTCCATTTATTAGACTATTAACGTATCCAGAGACTTAGCTCACAAATATTAAACTCACCAATGAACAGAGACACTGCCCCACAGTATGGTGAAACAACCAGCTCTGACACTTCATCTACAGAGAGCTTTTCACACTTGAGCTTGACAAAATCTTTTGGCACATCTTCGCTCTCTTCCATATTGCACTAGAAAAATTGAAACCAAACAGACTCTGTTGTTGTTCCTCGAGATACTAGCATCAGCCAACTGCTTTTTATCCAGTGCTGATGCCCCAATTTATGCACAACACTGGCACTACCTATTTGCCCAGAGACTAGTCTACATGTGAAATTCACTTCTCAGCAGCCTCGCTGAGAATATTAACTGCAAATAACAAGCAATGACTTGGTTTTATTGCATACATATTTCTTTCTGATAGGAAAGTCTGGTACAGTGGGATGAAACTATAAATAGGCTCTGGTTTAACAGTACGTTCAACCAGCACAGACCACTGAGTAGTGCTGGTAAATCTGTGGTGATATTGTCAGTCCCTCCTACTTACCTTATCAAATCAAACAGTTTAAAGCAGAGATTTCTGATAAACATGGATTAGAGGTCTAATCCTAAAGTTGAGTATGCTCTCCAGGCCATTCAGGACCTCATACTATCAGTCTACTACAGACACACAGGAGATGCTTCTAACTTTTCTGAGCAGAAACCAGCCATCAGGTCATGTAAGAATGAGAAGTGTTTCGATCAGCAGCATGGAACAAACTGCTCTGAAGAGATGGACTGGCACTTGAAAGCAGACAAAGAAATGAAGCTATTCTAAGGACACCTTTTTAACAGCAACAAACTAACAAAATTTCTAAGCAGCAATTATTTTTACAATGCTATCTTTTCTGTTAAAGAGTTATCTTTAACAGAATTATCTTTAACACTATTATCTTTTTTAGGCAAGCCAAGTTTCCATTGATCGGAAATAACAACCAGGAAAGAGTAACAAGACCTAAAGCCCAGATTCAAAGCAATGCCTGACCTCTCTGGAAAGTGTCTTCCATTTACTGCATACATGTTAATCATTTACTGGTGCACTGTCTTACAGCTTCTGCTCAGCACAACTGCACTCTCCAGACAGAAACACAAGTTGGGTTCTCTCAAAAGAGTACTGGGGTGGAGGGAGAGAATTGCAATCGTATCTTCAGACCTAAACAAGAAAAGGTTCTTGTAACATCACACATAATTCATGAGGTATTTTAGGACAGGATTACACTCCACAGGAAATTAGGCAGTAAGTGATACCTACCTAAGAGAATCTGGGCAGGTTCAGCCTCCACTAATTGGTGGGATGATGGCAACCTCGTCTCCAGGCTGCAGGACCAGAAGCTGATCTCCAAGAAGCACGTACTCCTGCCGAACCGCAAATATCACTTGATCCCGGATGGCAGCAAGCCTGAGGCGAATTGGCAAGAGCACAAATAGGTTCCCAGATAATGTTTGCATTTAACCATGAGatttcactgaaaaacaaactggTACCCAGTCTAGGACAACTGAGGTAAAAACCACTGAGACTTACACAACTTTGCTTCCAAGACACTGTCAAAAATACAACACCCACCTCCTAACCTTGGATTTTCTTGTAGTGGCTAAGAAGAAACAAGATCAGTGTAATTTTCAGAAATCAGCAATTGGATTTTTCATAGGCCTATGTCATAACAAACCAATGCACACCAGACCCACTTCAGAAGCCTACAATAAAAAAGTTGGTAACTCAAGAGGCGGCAAACATCCAATTTGGGATTAGAAGGAAATACTGTCTTGATGTAGTCTGGTGGAACTGAAACAATTTTCTTATACACCAAGAAGTATTGTGGTATGCTCTTCATGAGATCTCATGAAGATTCAGTGGTCAGAGTTGTTCTTGAGTGTGCTCAGACTTTATGAGACTTTGGGTCTTTTGTACTTAGAGGTCAGAAATCTGCTATTGATAAGGAGTGGCCAGAGGACTAAGAGAGCAAATGTGATCTGTCTTCTGGCAGATCTTCTACATATTTTTTCATGTGAGATATTGCTGTGAGAGTCCATAGCTCTGGATATCATGGGGCAGGAAATGACTAAGTGCAATTACATAGCAAGCATGAGGGCCATAGCAATAAGACAGCAGAGAACAgaacagcattttatttcagatggTGCAGGCATGATAAGAGTTCTTGTTTGAGACTACAAAATCTGGCACAGCTATCTCAGCTGTATTGCCTAGAAACAAGTAAGCAGACCAAGAGAGTACAAGTAAAAATCATCTTGTTTCCTACCAGCCAGATAGACAAAATGAGTCAAGGCACAGACTGAGCAAAACACAGTAGCACTGATTGAGAGAACGGGCTGAAGGGAGGGATTGTatgaaagcaaagcaagccACTAAAGAACTGTGCACAACCAGGAAACTGAAGTGCCCATTAGAAGGATGGGCTCTAATTAAAGTCCCTTGCAAGCTAATTAGTTGGGGAAAATGGGTGGAACAGAAAAGCACTGTCGAGTACGCTCAAGCTGCAATTTGAATATCCATTAGCAATGTGAATAGAAGCCTGTGGTCAATGCACTACAATTATATTGAGTTTTTCCAGAGAAGCTAGGAACAGAAGCATTTTTCAAGAAGGCCGCTGTGAAGTAACTGCAAATGCAAATTGTACTGCCCCAAGTCATCATTCATAAAAGGACAAAGTTGACAAATTATGGCAAAATGACCaatggtgctgctgctgctgctcctgacatGGATGAAAAGGCTGCAAAGTAAAATATACACATTCCCTACTGCCTCTTGCACCCAAACACACTTTATTTCAATTCTCTGTGAGGAAAAGGTCCTCGATCCAGTGTTTTGTGAAGAGTTTCTCACTTGGAAACAGATACCAATGTTAaatagttcattttttttcatagtgTTTTAGAGTATTTCACTAAAGAAAGGTTGTGCCTCAAGGAAGACTTGGACACCTAAATCCAAAGTTATGGAAATTCCAGAGCACCAAGCACTAAATACTGAGGACCACAGCCTCTCTTATACTTTAGGTTTATTTTACCACCTTCTATCCCTCCAAAATGGTCTTGCACCTTTGTCCATCAGACTCATTCTTGGCAGGACTGAGCAGCTTCCCTCAGTTTTAAATAGAGGGGAGATTTCTGTTGACACCCCCAAGAGCACCAGTGCTGCAGAGGCCCTTACAGCATACAGTGCTTTCTCAGGACCAGACTCCTTATGAAATGCAACCAGCAGTGGTGTGGGTCTTTTTCAGAGCACTGAAGTCGCTGAACATATTTGCTGTGTGAGGTCTGAGTGGCTGGAAACCTGTGGGGGCTTCAGTTCTGTTCCTGACCTGCCTTGCAGAGTGTGCCATAGGCTCAGACCAATGGCTTACAGTACagttaatcacagaatcaattaagTTTGAAAAGCACTCTGAGATCACCAAGTTCAGCTTATAACTGAACATCACcatgtcaactagaccatggcacaaagtccagtctttccttaaaaatcttcaaggacagtgactccaccacctccctgggcagcctattccaatgTCTAGGCATCCTTTCAatgaagaacttcttcctaatgtctAACCTAAGCAACTGGAAACACCTGcatatcattttttttttttatttattgtcctggctgtgcttgaTCCCTCCTTGCAACATCTCCCTTCCCCACAAACTAATACCATGGCAGTTTTCAGGCTGCCACACCACCGGCCCCCTGGACAATGGGCCACGCGTACCTCTCAGGCCCAGTTTTGGGTCCATCTCCTGTACCTGGGCTTTCCTTGTGTCTGCACAAAGCTACAACACTTACGGCTGCgcaaaacacaaaacacttgGTGCAGGTTACCAAAAGAAGCTAACACCACTGTTTTTGTGCTGTCGAAGTACTGCTATGTGTTCCAGCTCAATGCTAAACaccgaaaaaaaaaaatccaacatgTTTCTGTGTGGACCTCAAGGGTAACTTGCTGCATACCTGGGGTGGACCTTGACGAtctcctcccagagctgcagagaggtgATCTCCCGAGGCACCGAGAGGGTCTCGCAGCGCAGCCCCGCCAGCTCCGCGCTCCTGGCGAAGTACAGCACCGACACCTGCCAGGGATCAGACAGCGCTCAGGGCCGCGGGGCCTGCACGGAACACCGCTCCCGACACTCCAGCACACAGCCGGCACCACTGCGCCACGAAACGCTTTCCCAGGCTTTTCTCGATGCCGATCCGCTCTGCCGCGTCTCTCCTGCCCCGGAGAGACGGCGCGGGGGAAAGGCGGAGAAGGCGGGGGGCGGTGAGTGACGGCGGGTccgcggcccccgcccgccgcgcagGCCGCTCCCGCTGCCCGCCGGGGCCAGGGGCGGCAGGAGCCCTGACGCCCTGCCCGGCACCGGCCGAGCCTCCGGCCGGACCGCTCCCCGCGGTCGCCGGCAGGTCGCACCTACCTGGCAGCGCATGGAGCTGCCGTCCCGGGGCGAGCCGCCCTCCGCCGCGGGCCCACGGCGGCGCCTGCGCCCGGGCGAGGGCGCCGGGGCCGGACCGCCCCCTGCGGCCTGGCCGGGCCGCGGGCCCGCTCCCGCTTGTCGGAGGCACTTGTCCGTGTTAAACATCTGCTAAATGCACAGGACAGGTATAGCTGGCGTGTAAAAGCCACGGATCCGTTTCAATGCTGACACGGGAGTTCAGGGTTAGGGCCTGTTTCACCCCTGCCTGCAGTAACTGAGCGTGGAAGGACAGCAGGATGAGAGCTGGCTCTCACCGGGGAGGGGAGCACGACACGGGGTGTGTAGAAAGTGCTGCCGAGAGACCCACAGCAGTTGTTCCACATGGCAGAAATGTGCGGCGAGACTATTCCTTGTGGGTGGCTAGGGTTATTTCTGTAGTGTTTGTCCGGCGACTCTCCTAACCTCACGGCAGTAACGGAGGGGCTCCTCCAGGCAGACAAACCAGGGGCACGTCCATAGTCATCACCAGTGTGCAGAAAAGCATGCTGCCAAAGGCCAGTGTCCACCAACGAGGCAGCTTGCAAAAATTTAACCCAAAATTAGGGAGATCCCACTGAGGCATACCTATTGGTCTCTCCAATTTTTAGCAGACACAGCCTCCAGTTATTCTAAACATCCTCCTACTTCTTTCCTTTGGGTGAGGTACTAGGACGATACAATCTTTCAGATCCACCTACTGCATATCTCCCCTCCAGCATGTACCCCCACACCCATTCTTCCAGAACCTGACTGATTATGGAAGTTATGTCGTCCTTTGTAAAGGCATGCACACCCATTTATTGTATCATCAGTATCATAGAGTTTATGGTCAGTAATTGTGATTTGGGCTGGTGGTCATtgaattgttaaggttggaaaagacctctgagatcatcgagtccaattGTTATCCCAGCACCACGGTTCACCACTAgactgtgtccccaggtgccacatccataGGTTTTTTAAACCCTTTCAGGGCCAGTGATTCCACCACTCTCCTAAACAGTCTGTTCTAATGCCTGATCAACCTTTCAGTGAAGTTAATTGTTCCTCATATCCAAACTTAACCTCCCCTGGTTcaacttgaggccatttgcTCTTCTCCTGTTGCTTGTTAcatgggagaagaggctgacccccaACTGATCACAActtcctttcaggcagttgtaggCAGTGACAAGgtctccctgagcctccttttctccaggataagcacccccagctccctcagctgctcctcacaggaatTGTTCTCCACAGCcatcaccagctctgctgcccttttgACTCTGGACAAGAACATCAATCCTTGCTGGATTGATTTCTATCCTTGCAATACTGTTAGGAAAAAACcgaaaaaaccaaaaaaacaaaacaacacctcAAATTAAGAACtaaaaagactgaaaagatGGCTGAGAAAGGAAGTGGACCTTTCTGCGTAATAATTCTTGCCTCTGAGTTACAAACACAATGCAAGTTAAAGTgattacatttttcaaaaagtcTATGATAGAAATACAATCATTTCTGCAGAGCAATTGTATTGCACCAGTTATTCAGTACATTGTGTCTTAatcctctgctgtgaggaacaAATGAGTtactttttaaaactgtgttcttttttttgtgaatgATTAACTAGTGTTACAAATTGAACACCCCTAAACACAGCATGTGTCAAGTGAATAAAataatcattttcttttttctctagGCTGAGTAATTTTGGATCTGTACATTTTAAATGGAATAGATCACTTTGATATGGTGACCTAGCCAGTAGCTAGCAAGTGGCTGGCACATTTTTCCTATGCAAAAGGTGTACCATAGGTATTCTTAGAGTGAAGTGGGAGAGTACTAGCCTCAGCTGGAGAAAATTAGCCTCTCAGCCAGAAAACAGTGAGCTTTGAAGGATTTGTCTGTACATTTAGGGTTAAGACAATTATGGAATAAGGAGGGAAGGGTTACTGGTGGTGAAtttctggattttctttctttgagcTCCAAGAAATAACTCACCTAAACcaatttttgaatatttttcaaataatggGTCTGTCTTCAGCTCTGCATTGTATGATTTAGTTAAAGACAGATTATATGCCTAGAAACCAGAGGAATAGAGTACAATTTGTAACTCTTAGGATTTATTTACTGTGTTCTAGAACAGCTAAGAAGTAGTTAGAAGTTCTTAATCAAAACCAGGAATTAAGATGAGGTGTAGTATTAGTGGCTAAAACTAAATTCTCCCTAAATACCTCTTTATTTTGGAAGTATTACCTTCCAGGAACATCAGCCTCAGCAAGAGGTGGGACAGCTACACTTCTTGGTTTGCAAGAATGAGATTTATCCAGaatggttttgtttgatttttggttctttggcttttttggtgttttttgggggagaGTATGGATACCTACATAAGATTAAATAAGAGATAATTTTATAGCTCTGAACGAGATACATTAGCTCCGTAGAAACCAGGATTCAAAACTATCCATAATTATATAGACTAGCTCTGTATTATGttccttaaaatatttcctgttctgTATCCATCTTTCAGGCATCATTTCCTTCTTGAAGCTTTTGGGTTGGAATATGGGTATCTGCAATGTATGACATCTAGTTCTGTTATTTATTGAGTCtattattttcaattaaatcATGTCATAAGCAATGGGGGCTTTGCTGTAGCAGAAAGATGTGTACGTATTCTCCCACACCAATGTGTACATTAGCCAGAATATAGTATATGTACATtttcagaatgtattttttcagaTATCTTCAATTTCAAAAAAGTTATGTTGTGAAGTCCTCCAAAACAGGTATTTCCTATTCCACTTTCcatcttttctttgttttaataatGTTTAATACTGAAAAAGTGCGAATTTTCCTGAATGTGTGGGACTTCCTTACACTACCCAAACAGCAGCCCTAAGAAGCTCAGTTCTAAGGAATCATAGATGGGTATGTTTGTCCTACTAGTTTATTTCTTACTCACCATCACCAAACTTTGAACATTTAGATGTAGCTGGAGTATACCCAGACACTATGTTTACAGTCTAAAGCACTGATCCTCCTGTGATGTCGAACAGAGAGAATCACAGCTAAGTCAGCAATACTTAAATGGGTGCACTAGTCTGTCTGCTAGTCCTAAGCTAAGTTTGTAACAACTTATTACAAGAATTGGTATAAAATATGACTGAGAAAACCAAAGAGGAATGAACTGGAGACAGGTTgttaatctttaattttttttaccaaTGATTTACCTAAtgtcactgcagaaaaaaaagtctctctAGCACTGTACAAGATTGTGATTGTCTAATTTCTAgcagattttctgtttccttttgttttcattttagacATTTTCTCAGGACTGTTTGGTATAAATCATGAGTTGCTGCTCAGAAGTTCAGATTTATACTTGGGAAATCTTCAGTGAATGTTTTTTATTCCAGTTTTGTTGTAAAGAATTTAGGCCATGTTGATGGCAGACCTGactgctctcttttttttgtggtgttgaTGCATAAGACTTTATGTAGGAGAAGAGAAAATTCCTTTACTTCAAGCTTCCTGAAATAACTAGGGAAAATAGAAATGATCACTCATAACGTGGAATAATCCTTCGTTACTTCATGCATCCTTCATATTCCTTGGGCAAACAGCCAAATaattttagaattaattttttgctactgagttcattaaaaaaagaatagaaaaaaagagaaaaacaagcacACCAACCCCTCCAAAGAATCCCCAAAAGCCATTTGGAATAATCTACAAGGATCCAGAGGTCAGGCAGGTATAGGGGACATGTCACTGTGAATTCCAGTAACGCCACTGAATTCAGATCTGAATTTGGCCTCATACATGTCAACACTGGTAATAATCTGGAAAACATCTTCCTATTTTTGAAGGAAGGAGACCTGTTCCTTGAGTTTCTGTAGTGGAACAATGGAgagaaaaacttgaaaatatgGATCTGTCTGAGGGACTATGACCTCTAGGATTCCTGTGTGTGAGGTATATGTGGCCGTTTGACCAATGCATTTAACATTCCCCTTGGCACTCTTTGAAATTGTCTATTACAAAACAGATGGTGCAGTAGTTACTTTTTGAAGGACTAGAAGAGCATGACTACATCTGGAATTAATCTTTAGCTCCCTAAACCAATAGATCACCCAGTTTTAAGAGGGCCTTCTAATATAATTGCATTGCACAAGTACAGAGAAAGAATACACAGCTTTAAGGCAGAGTATAAGCAGTCCGGAACTATACTTCATAGGCACACAAGTCTTTCTGTTCAACTGTCTCATTTATAGGCAAGTATTTTctacaataatttatttttattgagcAACAGCAGTAAGTAATGTGTAACTTCTTca
This genomic window from Prinia subflava isolate CZ2003 ecotype Zambia chromosome Z, Cam_Psub_1.2, whole genome shotgun sequence contains:
- the MOCS2 gene encoding molybdopterin synthase catalytic subunit isoform X6, yielding MEESEDVPKDFVKLKCEKLSVDEVSELVVSPYCGAVSLFIGTTRNNFEGKKVIHLEYEAYTSMAETEIKKICRNVRQKWPSVKHIAVHHRLGLQWIKRRAAGTLCYCILRTCQF
- the MOCS2 gene encoding molybdopterin synthase catalytic subunit isoform X5, whose translation is MEESEDVPKDFVKLKCEKLSVDEVSELVVSPYCGAVSLFIGTTRNNFEGKKVIHLEYEAYTSMAETEIKKICRNVRQKWPSVKHIAVHHRLGRFMRMNILGKKTRNAFGQIQKNNCTLLKIKCYSS
- the MOCS2 gene encoding molybdopterin synthase catalytic subunit isoform X1; protein product: MEESEDVPKDFVKLKCEKLSVDEVSELVVSPYCGAVSLFIGTTRNNFEGKKVIHLEYEAYTSMAETEIKKICRNVRQKWPSVKHIAVHHRLGVVPITEASVIIAVSSPHRAESLEAVTYCINTLKASVPIWKKSAVDQEKGCWNIMLLYTPDLPVLRVKFV
- the MOCS2 gene encoding molybdopterin synthase sulfur carrier subunit isoform X4; translation: MFNTDKCLRQAGAGPRPGQAAGGGPAPAPSPGRRRRRGPAAEGGSPRDGSSMRCQVSVLYFARSAELAGLRCETLSVPREITSLQLWEEIVKVHPRLAAIRDQVIFAVRQEYVLLGDQLLVLQPGDEVAIIPPISGG
- the MOCS2 gene encoding molybdopterin synthase catalytic subunit isoform X3: MEESEDVPKDFVKLKCEKLSVDEVSELVVSPYCGAVSLFIGTTRNNFEGKKVIHLEYEAYTSMAETEIKKICRNVRQKWPSVKHIAVHHRLGVVPITEASVIIAVSSPHRAESLEAVTYCINTLKASVPIWKKNLARG
- the MOCS2 gene encoding molybdopterin synthase catalytic subunit isoform X2; protein product: MEESEDVPKDFVKLKCEKLSVDEVSELVVSPYCGAVSLFIGTTRNNFEGKKVIHLEYEAYTSMAETEIKKICRNVRQKWPSVKHIAVHHRLGVVPITEASVIIAVSSPHRAESLEAVTYCINTLKASVPIWKKEIYEDEYSWKENKECFWANSEK